The following coding sequences lie in one Marinihelvus fidelis genomic window:
- the hslV gene encoding ATP-dependent protease subunit HslV yields MEQYRGTTICSVRRGNTVVMGGDGQVTLGNTVMKHNARKVRRLYKGQVLAGFAGATADAFTLFERFEGKLEKHSGHLVRAAVEMAKDWRTDRMLRRLEALLAIADANDSLLISGNGDVIEPENGLIAIGSGGPFAQSAAMALLAETELGAEAIVRRSLGIAADICIYTNDNIIIETLETD; encoded by the coding sequence GTGGAACAGTATCGGGGCACCACCATTTGCTCCGTCCGCCGCGGTAACACCGTGGTCATGGGCGGCGACGGCCAGGTCACACTGGGCAATACCGTCATGAAACATAACGCGCGCAAGGTGCGGCGCCTGTACAAGGGCCAGGTGCTGGCCGGGTTCGCCGGCGCCACGGCCGATGCCTTCACGCTGTTCGAGCGCTTCGAGGGCAAGCTGGAAAAGCATTCCGGCCACCTGGTGCGCGCCGCCGTCGAAATGGCGAAGGACTGGCGCACCGACCGCATGCTGCGCCGCCTGGAAGCGCTGCTGGCCATCGCCGACGCCAACGACTCATTGCTGATTTCCGGCAACGGTGATGTGATCGAGCCGGAAAACGGCCTGATCGCCATCGGTTCCGGCGGCCCGTTCGCGCAGTCGGCCGCTATGGCGCTGCTGGCGGAAACCGAACTGGGCGCGGAAGCCATCGTGCGACGCTCGCTGGGCATCGCCGCGGACATCTGCATTTACACCAACGACAACATCATTATCGAGACGCTGGAGACCGACTGA
- the hslU gene encoding ATP-dependent protease ATPase subunit HslU — MSQMTPREIVQELDRHIISQQDAKRAVAIALRNRWRRMQVDEALRNEITPKNILMIGPTGVGKTEIARRLAQLANAPFIKVEATKFTEVGYVGKDVEAIIRDLVDMSYKMTREQAMGRVQSRAEDAARERILDILLPKRQGVGFANEPTEDTESDSATRQKFRRKLLDGELDDKEIEFEVSAQMGVEIMTPPGMEEMASQLQNMFQSMGNQKKQSRKMKIADALPLLIEEESARLVNDEEIKQLALENAEQNGIVFIDELDKVAKRSEYAGADVSREGVQRDLLPLVEGCTVSTRYGMIKTDHMLFIASGAFHLAKPSDLIPELQGRLPIRVELRALDADDFTRILTEPDASLTQQYRALMDTEGVNLEFSDDAVRRIAEIAFRVNETTENIGARRLHTVMERLLDVISYEAPDRSGEKIVLDAAYVDEHLDALAGNEDLSRYIL; from the coding sequence ATGTCCCAGATGACGCCCCGTGAAATCGTCCAGGAGCTGGACCGCCACATCATCAGCCAGCAGGACGCCAAGCGCGCCGTGGCCATCGCCCTGCGCAACCGCTGGCGGCGAATGCAGGTGGACGAGGCCCTGCGCAACGAGATCACCCCCAAGAACATCCTGATGATCGGCCCGACGGGTGTCGGAAAGACCGAGATCGCCCGCCGCCTGGCGCAGCTGGCCAACGCGCCGTTCATCAAGGTCGAAGCCACCAAGTTCACCGAGGTGGGCTACGTCGGCAAGGATGTCGAAGCCATCATCCGTGACCTGGTCGACATGTCCTACAAGATGACCCGCGAGCAGGCCATGGGCCGCGTGCAGTCACGCGCCGAAGATGCCGCGCGTGAACGCATCCTGGACATCCTGCTGCCCAAGCGCCAGGGCGTCGGCTTTGCCAACGAGCCGACCGAGGACACCGAATCCGATTCCGCCACGCGACAGAAATTCCGCCGCAAGCTGCTGGACGGCGAGCTCGACGACAAGGAGATCGAGTTCGAAGTGTCGGCGCAGATGGGCGTGGAGATCATGACGCCGCCGGGCATGGAGGAAATGGCCAGCCAGCTGCAGAACATGTTCCAGTCCATGGGCAACCAGAAGAAGCAGTCGCGCAAGATGAAGATCGCCGACGCGCTGCCGCTGCTGATCGAGGAAGAATCAGCCCGCCTGGTCAACGACGAAGAGATCAAGCAGCTGGCACTCGAGAACGCCGAGCAGAACGGCATCGTCTTTATCGACGAGCTCGACAAGGTAGCCAAGCGTTCGGAGTATGCCGGCGCGGATGTCAGCCGCGAGGGCGTTCAGCGCGACCTGCTGCCGCTGGTCGAGGGCTGCACCGTGTCCACGCGCTACGGCATGATCAAGACCGACCACATGCTGTTTATCGCCAGCGGCGCGTTCCACCTGGCCAAGCCGTCTGACCTGATCCCGGAACTGCAGGGCCGCCTGCCCATCCGCGTTGAACTGCGCGCGCTGGATGCCGACGACTTCACCCGCATCCTGACCGAGCCGGACGCGTCGCTGACGCAGCAGTACCGTGCGCTGATGGATACCGAGGGCGTGAACCTGGAATTCTCCGACGATGCCGTGCGCCGCATTGCCGAGATCGCATTCCGCGTGAACGAGACCACGGAAAACATCGGCGCCCGCCGGCTGCACACCGTCATGGAGCGGCTGCTGGACGTGATTTCCTACGAGGCGCCGGATCGCTCGGGCGAAAAGATCGTGCTGGACGCGGCCTATGTTGACGAACACCTGGACGCACTGGCCGGCAACGAAGACCTCAGCCGTTACATCCTCTGA
- a CDS encoding DUF484 family protein codes for MTDTRLDDNDVKNFLQDNPGFLVDHPDLLAEMQLPHESGEAVSLIEKQVNLLRDQNRKLSRQLNQLIRVATDNEALMDRLHGLTLELILVEDTGAFFDRLAEVLLEEFDADILNISLFEREIKASDSTPLFNYDRDDPELKPFAGHLEKGKTVCGRLNKGKLEFLFRSRAQWVQSSALVPLGDAGMMAIGSSDPARFYPGMGTLFLDLLARVIVRKLELTAPEQQRRSA; via the coding sequence ATGACCGACACCCGCCTGGACGACAACGACGTCAAGAATTTCCTGCAGGACAACCCCGGTTTCCTGGTCGACCACCCGGACCTGCTGGCGGAAATGCAGTTGCCCCACGAGAGTGGCGAGGCCGTCTCCCTGATCGAAAAGCAGGTCAACCTGCTACGCGACCAGAACCGCAAGCTGTCACGCCAGCTGAACCAGCTGATCCGCGTCGCCACCGATAACGAGGCGCTGATGGACCGGCTGCACGGCCTGACGCTGGAGCTGATCCTGGTCGAAGACACCGGCGCCTTCTTCGACCGGCTGGCCGAGGTGCTGCTGGAAGAATTCGACGCCGACATCCTGAACATCTCGCTGTTCGAGCGCGAGATCAAGGCGTCCGACAGCACACCGCTGTTCAACTACGACCGCGACGACCCGGAACTGAAGCCGTTCGCCGGCCACCTGGAAAAGGGCAAGACCGTCTGCGGGCGCCTGAACAAGGGCAAGCTGGAGTTCCTGTTCCGCAGCCGTGCGCAGTGGGTGCAGTCCTCGGCACTGGTGCCGCTGGGCGATGCCGGCATGATGGCCATCGGCAGCAGCGACCCGGCACGCTTCTACCCCGGCATGGGCACGCTGTTCCTGGACCTGCTGGCCCGGGTCATCGTCCGCAAACTGGAACTCACCGCGCCGGAGCAACAACGGCGCAGCGCCTGA
- the dapF gene encoding diaminopimelate epimerase has protein sequence MSATFHKMHGNGNDFVLLDLRAQDYALDSNGVRAMADRHRGVGFDQLLVLYPPTTATALARVEIWNADGSRAEQCGNGMRCIADYLHRQGEAGDDPFSVEGPVETIHMAWIEPGMTRVDMGRPAFGPDAVPTNLVPNGDEYSLDIDGATCRFGAVSMGNPHVVIRVEHAATAPVARLGPAIGHHPAFPRGCNVGFAEITSRTGIRLRVHERGAAETAACGSGACAAVAVLQRAGLLDDEVEVVQNGGRLIIGRNADTGSIWMTGPAAHVFQGMIE, from the coding sequence TTGAGCGCGACCTTTCACAAGATGCACGGCAACGGCAACGACTTCGTGCTGCTGGACCTGCGCGCGCAGGACTATGCCCTGGACAGCAACGGGGTCCGCGCCATGGCGGATCGTCACCGTGGCGTCGGCTTCGACCAGTTGCTGGTGCTGTACCCGCCGACAACGGCCACCGCACTGGCACGCGTCGAGATCTGGAACGCCGATGGCAGCCGCGCCGAGCAGTGCGGCAACGGCATGCGCTGCATCGCCGACTACCTGCACCGCCAGGGTGAAGCCGGCGACGACCCGTTCAGCGTGGAAGGCCCAGTCGAGACCATTCACATGGCCTGGATCGAACCCGGCATGACCCGCGTCGACATGGGCCGGCCGGCCTTCGGCCCGGACGCCGTGCCCACCAACCTTGTCCCCAACGGCGATGAATACTCGCTGGACATCGACGGCGCGACCTGCCGGTTCGGCGCGGTGTCGATGGGCAATCCACACGTGGTGATCCGCGTCGAGCACGCCGCCACCGCGCCGGTCGCCCGGCTGGGACCGGCGATCGGCCATCACCCGGCATTTCCCCGCGGCTGCAACGTCGGCTTCGCCGAGATCACCAGCCGCACGGGCATCCGCCTGCGCGTCCACGAGCGCGGCGCCGCCGAAACCGCCGCCTGCGGCTCCGGCGCCTGCGCGGCCGTGGCCGTGCTACAGCGCGCCGGCCTTCTGGACGACGAGGTCGAAGTGGTGCAGAACGGGGGGCGGCTTATAATAGGCCGGAATGCGGACACCGGCTCGATCTGGATGACCGGCCCGGCCGCCCATGTTTTCCAAGGAATGATTGAATGA
- a CDS encoding alpha/beta hydrolase, which translates to MKEATSATGDAAPEQGVTLPETVEVVTGVNPTHAVIWLHGLGADGHDFEPVVPQLGLGGGPPTRFVFPHAPVRPVTLNGGMPMRAWYDIVSISASRDLDMAGIEQSRRLVDALVNREMARGIASGNIVLAGFSQGGAMALHAGLRFPHTLAGIMSLSAYLLAPDRLADERAPANADTPVFIAHGQADPVVPFVAGDTAARQLREMGYPVEWRQYPIPHSVSMDELVDIGHWLRARLV; encoded by the coding sequence ATGAAAGAAGCGACTTCAGCCACCGGGGACGCGGCCCCGGAACAGGGCGTCACGCTGCCGGAAACCGTCGAGGTGGTCACCGGCGTCAACCCCACGCACGCGGTCATCTGGCTGCATGGCCTGGGCGCGGACGGACATGATTTCGAGCCGGTCGTGCCGCAGCTGGGGCTGGGCGGCGGGCCGCCCACGCGGTTCGTGTTTCCGCACGCGCCGGTACGCCCGGTCACGCTCAATGGCGGCATGCCGATGCGGGCCTGGTACGACATCGTCAGCATTTCCGCCAGCCGTGACCTCGACATGGCCGGCATCGAGCAGTCCCGGCGGCTGGTGGACGCCCTGGTCAACCGCGAGATGGCGCGCGGCATCGCATCTGGAAACATCGTCCTGGCCGGGTTCTCGCAGGGTGGCGCGATGGCGCTGCACGCGGGCCTGCGGTTCCCGCACACGCTGGCCGGCATCATGTCCCTGTCCGCCTACCTGCTGGCCCCGGACCGGTTGGCCGATGAACGCGCCCCGGCCAACGCCGACACCCCCGTGTTTATCGCCCACGGCCAGGCCGACCCGGTCGTGCCGTTTGTTGCCGGTGACACGGCGGCCCGCCAGCTGCGCGAGATGGGCTACCCGGTGGAGTGGCGCCAGTACCCCATTCCTCACTCGGTGTCGATGGACGAGCTGGTCGACATCGGTCACTGGCTGAGGGCGCGCCTGGTTTGA
- the xerC gene encoding tyrosine recombinase XerC, whose amino-acid sequence MNLADDVRRFIDHLANERGLSPRTVTAYQRDLDSFVTVMAEQQVEVAGAVTEHHVRALVARRHRQGLGGRSIQRLLSSVRTFYRYLMREGRASLNPATGVRAPKSPRKLPETLDPEAIDALLAFKADTPIAIRDKAIMELFYSSGLRLSELAGLTWDRLDLSSGLVTVTGKGNRQRMVPLGTKAADALTHWRKARAAIAPFEEPHVFVSQHGKPISVRNIQDRIRYWARHQGLPRHVHPHLLRHSFASHVLESSGDLRAVQEMLGHADISTTQIYTHLDFQHLAEVYDKAHPRARKKGDA is encoded by the coding sequence GTGAACCTGGCTGACGACGTCCGCCGGTTCATCGATCACCTGGCCAACGAGCGCGGCCTGTCACCCCGCACAGTGACGGCCTACCAGCGCGACCTCGATTCATTCGTCACGGTCATGGCCGAGCAGCAGGTCGAGGTCGCCGGCGCCGTCACCGAGCACCATGTCCGCGCACTGGTCGCGCGCCGCCATCGGCAGGGCCTGGGCGGCCGCTCGATCCAGCGACTGCTGTCCTCCGTGCGAACGTTCTACCGTTACCTGATGCGCGAGGGCCGCGCAAGCCTGAACCCCGCCACCGGGGTGCGCGCGCCAAAGTCCCCGCGCAAACTGCCGGAAACGCTGGACCCCGAGGCCATTGACGCCCTGCTCGCGTTCAAGGCCGATACCCCCATCGCGATTCGCGACAAGGCCATCATGGAACTGTTCTACTCCTCCGGCCTGCGCCTGTCCGAACTGGCCGGACTGACCTGGGACCGGCTCGACCTGTCCTCGGGGCTGGTAACCGTCACCGGCAAGGGCAACCGCCAGCGCATGGTGCCGCTGGGCACCAAGGCCGCCGATGCACTCACCCACTGGCGCAAGGCCCGCGCGGCGATCGCGCCCTTCGAGGAGCCGCACGTCTTCGTCAGCCAGCACGGCAAGCCGATTTCCGTGCGCAACATCCAGGACCGCATCCGCTACTGGGCGCGGCACCAGGGCCTGCCCCGGCACGTTCACCCCCACCTGCTCCGCCACAGCTTCGCCAGCCACGTCCTCGAATCCTCCGGCGACCTGCGCGCCGTGCAGGAAATGCTCGGCCACGCCGACATCTCCACAACGCAGATCTACACGCACCTGGATTTCCAGCACCTGGCCGAGGTGTATGACAAGGCGCACCCACGGGCGCGGAAGAAGGGTGACGCGTGA
- the lptM gene encoding LPS translocon maturation chaperone LptM has translation MKTRSFILLAACLGLAMLLGACGNKGALYLPDDQPRVEGAPLEPEGDEVTGPDDQGDSDEDDDL, from the coding sequence ATGAAAACCCGCTCATTCATCCTTCTCGCCGCCTGCCTGGGCCTGGCCATGCTGCTGGGTGCCTGCGGCAACAAGGGCGCGCTGTACCTGCCCGATGACCAGCCCCGCGTGGAAGGTGCCCCGCTGGAGCCGGAAGGCGACGAAGTCACCGGCCCGGACGACCAGGGCGACAGCGACGAGGATGACGACCTTTGA
- a CDS encoding thrombospondin type 3 repeat-containing protein → MKASQMIRITLPIVLFAMTALVHASSEDQDSDGVSDGRDNCPGVYNPGQEDMDGNGVGDFCTPQKHENFVLEALLPARVDYETREGCNMFRPWGDRLLLTGYTLAYGCELYVAEGPDDPLRRLTDANPGVAGAFNADTWFTGFANGDVYYFVADVGEGQRQLWRTDGVTSEAVEGLAISAGHEDGWIYSLRAGRLGDWRYFLGQTEAQGNELWRLRGEQVEFVSDINAGPASSGADMRRAFEFSGWLYFWADDGIHGNALWRAQGGNAELFHDFSQVGETAGLSTPDIRGSRHGWFPDGHAAHGGRMYFIVELSTDSGTTYRLWSTDGETLRPEDTGSVELMQDHFLVSLDNGVTLNLHNAFTETGHAIHLLRDGAWVPVGSLVNQPVGTDCCRVQIQLDGALLFEIHGQVPGLPASFRSTNFYRTDGQTVTRLEHEGETPDFLTRMPRLDLASKPWVPDEAGQSVYLSLSAFEIGAEVSPTSPPPLVVRVSATSSSVIPVDIEERNSRLDKIRLFTAAHHTLGYSGTEIFALDHDVAVPLDAGWPSGAEGGELTVSYNDHRIGQGTASVLMRDYVPGSPYQLWGWQFDRFGMFETAIGRKVSEVMGRPFEHRGALYMNTRHHDGSSSLYRWHYGQKLEVPVASDMTGTWYDPATSGQGFVMHRWNDRSSVISFYGFEDDGQPLWLIGVAGDDVAPYRRGKVTLEVAQGGRFGAFDPGSVEQESWGTLDIEFHDCSTATATLEGKSGTQTLQLVKLLGLEGLACQGRIAPSAAIAGVTGTWFDPATSGQGIVLHAVNENEMVVSFYGFSNDGRQRWLIGHIRTALDFSAPIDVAMSYSTGGQFGGFDPAGISTIPWGTLSIEFENCTTAIATLDGEDGEQTLELTRLAGLDGVDAGCPIEAP, encoded by the coding sequence ATGAAGGCCAGTCAAATGATAAGAATAACGTTACCCATTGTTTTGTTTGCCATGACGGCACTGGTGCACGCCAGTTCCGAAGACCAGGACAGCGATGGTGTGTCCGATGGGCGCGACAACTGCCCTGGCGTCTATAACCCGGGCCAGGAAGACATGGACGGGAACGGTGTCGGTGATTTTTGCACACCGCAGAAGCACGAGAATTTCGTTCTCGAAGCGTTGTTACCTGCGCGGGTTGACTATGAAACCCGCGAGGGCTGCAACATGTTTCGGCCATGGGGCGACCGGCTACTGTTGACCGGTTATACACTGGCTTACGGCTGCGAGCTGTATGTTGCTGAAGGACCCGATGATCCACTCAGGCGCTTGACCGATGCCAATCCCGGTGTTGCCGGTGCATTCAATGCGGACACCTGGTTTACAGGGTTTGCCAATGGTGACGTCTACTATTTCGTCGCGGATGTTGGCGAAGGCCAACGGCAGTTGTGGCGGACTGATGGTGTCACAAGCGAGGCAGTAGAGGGCCTGGCGATTTCCGCTGGACACGAGGACGGCTGGATTTACAGCCTGAGAGCCGGCAGGCTCGGTGACTGGCGGTACTTTCTTGGGCAAACCGAGGCGCAGGGTAATGAGCTCTGGCGGCTTCGGGGCGAGCAGGTTGAATTCGTCAGCGACATCAATGCGGGGCCTGCCAGTTCCGGCGCTGACATGAGGCGGGCTTTCGAGTTTTCGGGCTGGCTCTATTTCTGGGCTGATGACGGCATCCATGGCAATGCCCTGTGGCGAGCGCAGGGTGGGAATGCCGAGCTGTTTCATGACTTCTCGCAGGTCGGTGAAACCGCTGGCCTGAGCACGCCTGACATCCGTGGTTCGCGCCATGGGTGGTTCCCCGATGGGCATGCCGCTCACGGCGGAAGAATGTACTTCATCGTGGAATTATCCACCGACTCGGGCACCACCTACCGGCTCTGGTCAACCGATGGCGAGACCCTGCGCCCCGAGGATACCGGTAGCGTCGAACTGATGCAGGACCATTTCCTGGTGTCGCTGGACAATGGCGTCACGTTGAATCTGCACAACGCGTTCACCGAGACCGGGCACGCGATTCACCTGCTCAGGGATGGGGCGTGGGTTCCGGTTGGCAGCCTGGTCAACCAGCCGGTGGGGACGGATTGCTGTCGTGTCCAGATCCAGCTGGATGGGGCGTTACTGTTCGAGATTCATGGCCAGGTTCCGGGATTGCCAGCATCCTTCAGGTCGACCAATTTCTACCGGACAGATGGTCAAACCGTCACGCGTCTTGAGCATGAAGGCGAGACTCCGGATTTCCTGACACGAATGCCGCGGCTTGACCTCGCATCAAAGCCATGGGTGCCTGATGAGGCCGGTCAATCCGTATACCTGTCCCTTTCAGCGTTTGAAATCGGGGCCGAGGTGTCGCCGACGTCTCCGCCGCCGCTGGTGGTCCGGGTGTCCGCCACAAGCAGTTCTGTTATTCCGGTGGATATCGAAGAGCGAAACTCGCGCCTCGATAAAATCAGGCTATTTACGGCGGCACACCATACCCTGGGGTATTCGGGGACTGAAATTTTCGCGCTTGATCATGATGTCGCAGTACCGCTGGATGCCGGGTGGCCGTCTGGCGCCGAGGGTGGGGAGCTCACAGTTTCCTATAATGACCACAGAATCGGGCAGGGCACAGCCTCCGTATTGATGAGAGACTACGTGCCGGGCAGTCCGTACCAATTGTGGGGCTGGCAGTTCGATCGTTTCGGGATGTTCGAGACGGCCATCGGGCGAAAAGTGAGCGAGGTCATGGGTCGGCCGTTTGAACACCGCGGCGCGTTGTACATGAACACCCGCCATCACGATGGGTCATCCAGTCTTTACCGTTGGCATTACGGGCAAAAGCTCGAGGTACCCGTCGCCTCAGACATGACGGGCACCTGGTACGACCCGGCGACATCGGGGCAGGGGTTTGTGATGCACCGCTGGAACGACCGCTCCAGCGTGATCAGTTTTTATGGCTTCGAAGACGATGGCCAGCCACTTTGGCTAATTGGGGTTGCGGGCGATGACGTGGCGCCTTACCGGCGTGGCAAGGTGACGCTGGAAGTCGCCCAGGGTGGGCGTTTTGGAGCATTTGACCCCGGATCCGTTGAACAGGAATCCTGGGGGACGCTGGATATCGAGTTTCATGACTGCTCCACGGCAACGGCGACCCTGGAAGGAAAATCCGGAACGCAGACGTTGCAGCTGGTCAAGTTGCTCGGCCTGGAGGGGCTGGCATGCCAGGGCAGGATCGCGCCATCGGCTGCCATCGCCGGTGTGACGGGCACCTGGTTTGACCCCGCTACTTCGGGGCAGGGTATCGTGCTTCACGCCGTCAACGAGAATGAAATGGTTGTTAGTTTCTATGGGTTTTCGAATGACGGGCGGCAACGCTGGTTGATCGGGCACATCCGTACTGCGCTGGATTTTTCCGCGCCCATTGACGTGGCAATGAGCTACTCGACGGGTGGGCAGTTTGGCGGATTCGACCCCGCCGGGATCAGTACGATTCCCTGGGGAACGCTCAGCATCGAGTTCGAAAATTGCACCACGGCAATCGCGACGCTGGACGGCGAGGATGGCGAACAGACACTTGAGCTGACCCGACTGGCAGGCCTCGACGGTGTTGACGCAGGCTGCCCCATCGAAGCGCCGTAG
- a CDS encoding sensor histidine kinase yields the protein MPRPVLPPSFCSWRALAAVAAVSLLATALVLLGRLDVLAPGRVVPVLVYGVALGVICALAVCVCRALLSRLSVRAAWLGGWLIVVLTTLGISYGVGVVGSVHGVGPGPNGLGLFMLQSVLATGVVTVALFRYLFIRAQWRAEMLAQADARVQALQARIRPHFLFNSLNTIASLIHDDPASAERATEDLADLFHGSMRRADKSIPLSDELELARKYLAMEKRRLGERLAVKWSMDGLPDNAMVLPMVLQPLLENAVGHGIGPRADGGEIQVFGRVEGQNLVITISNPLAPPRDHAGAGMALRNIRSRLDLAHGPRASLLTNRDGNRFYAVLTVPHVKDPGR from the coding sequence GTGCCCCGGCCGGTTCTGCCGCCGAGTTTCTGTAGCTGGCGCGCGCTGGCCGCTGTCGCGGCGGTTTCCCTGCTGGCCACGGCGCTGGTCCTGCTGGGCCGCCTGGATGTGCTGGCGCCTGGTCGCGTGGTGCCGGTGCTGGTCTACGGTGTCGCGCTCGGCGTGATTTGCGCGCTCGCGGTCTGCGTCTGCCGGGCCTTGCTTTCGCGCTTGTCCGTGCGCGCCGCCTGGCTGGGCGGGTGGCTGATCGTGGTGCTGACCACGCTGGGCATCAGCTATGGCGTCGGCGTTGTCGGCAGTGTTCACGGCGTCGGGCCGGGCCCCAATGGGCTTGGCCTGTTCATGCTCCAGAGCGTGCTGGCGACCGGTGTGGTCACGGTCGCGCTCTTTCGCTACCTGTTTATCCGCGCGCAGTGGCGTGCCGAGATGCTGGCCCAGGCGGACGCCCGGGTACAGGCACTGCAGGCGCGGATTCGCCCGCATTTCCTGTTCAACAGCCTGAACACCATCGCCAGCCTGATTCACGATGACCCGGCCAGCGCCGAGCGCGCCACCGAGGACCTGGCTGACCTGTTCCACGGCAGCATGCGGCGCGCGGACAAGTCCATACCGCTCAGTGACGAGCTGGAACTGGCGCGCAAGTACCTGGCCATGGAAAAGCGCCGCCTGGGCGAACGGCTGGCGGTGAAATGGTCAATGGACGGCCTGCCGGACAACGCGATGGTGCTGCCGATGGTGCTGCAACCCCTGCTGGAAAACGCCGTGGGCCACGGCATTGGCCCGCGCGCCGATGGTGGCGAAATCCAGGTATTCGGCCGGGTCGAGGGCCAGAACCTGGTCATCACCATCAGCAACCCGCTGGCGCCGCCACGTGACCATGCCGGCGCGGGCATGGCGCTGCGCAATATCCGCTCACGCCTGGACCTGGCGCATGGCCCGCGCGCCAGCCTGCTGACCAACCGCGACGGCAACCGCTTCTATGCCGTCCTGACGGTGCCCCATGTTAAAGATCCTGGTCGTTGA
- a CDS encoding LytR/AlgR family response regulator transcription factor has product MLKILVVDDEQPARSRLKRMLADLPGWTVVGESASGDAALEDIRRLEPDAVLLDISMPGLDGMSLARALDQLERPPVVVFCTAWPGQALDAFDSGAVDYLVKPVRAERLARALDKAARFVQRDAANEAVLTATSGHRTEMIEFGAVACFISEDKYTTVHHDDGEALISESLVELEKLFGDRLLRVHRAALVVRERICGLKREEGGAVRILLDGCDEAPLVSRRCLPTVRRVIKERKAIP; this is encoded by the coding sequence ATGTTAAAGATCCTGGTCGTTGACGACGAACAACCCGCGCGCTCGCGGCTGAAGCGGATGCTGGCCGACCTGCCGGGCTGGACCGTGGTTGGCGAGTCGGCGTCCGGCGATGCCGCGCTCGAGGATATTCGCCGGCTGGAGCCGGACGCGGTGCTGCTGGACATCTCCATGCCCGGGCTGGACGGCATGAGCCTGGCGCGGGCCTTGGACCAGCTGGAGCGGCCGCCGGTGGTGGTGTTCTGCACGGCCTGGCCGGGCCAGGCGCTGGATGCCTTCGACAGCGGCGCCGTCGACTACCTGGTCAAGCCGGTGCGCGCGGAGCGCCTGGCCCGGGCGCTGGACAAGGCGGCGCGCTTCGTTCAGCGCGACGCCGCCAACGAGGCCGTGCTGACGGCCACGTCCGGGCACCGCACCGAGATGATCGAGTTTGGCGCCGTGGCCTGCTTCATCTCCGAAGACAAGTACACGACGGTCCATCACGATGACGGCGAAGCACTGATCAGCGAGTCACTGGTCGAACTGGAAAAGCTGTTCGGTGACCGCCTGTTGCGCGTGCACCGCGCGGCGCTGGTGGTCCGCGAGCGCATCTGCGGCCTGAAGCGCGAAGAGGGGGGTGCCGTGCGCATCCTGCTGGACGGCTGTGACGAGGCACCCCTGGTGAGCCGGCGCTGCCTGCCGACGGTACGCCGGGTCATCAAGGAAAGGAAAGCAATACCATGA
- the hemC gene encoding hydroxymethylbilane synthase: MNHTDVIRIATRKSALAMWQANHVRDRLLATHPGLEVELVPMVTRGDRVLDRPLSEIGGKGLFLKELEQALLEGGADLAVHSMKDMPAEDTPGLVLDVALPRANPFDAWVCPSGATPQSLPAGARVGTSSLRRQCLLAALRPDLDIAPLRGNVDTRLARLDAGEYDAIILACAGLERLGLGERISMPLHPPEWLPAVTQGIIGLQCRAGDDRVLQAIAPLHDDEAGVQSRAERALAELLEGSCQVPLAGYCRVAGEGLSMDALVGTPDGRTVLRASGEGSVAEPEQLGRAVARDMLGQGAADIIAGMKAQA; the protein is encoded by the coding sequence ATGAATCACACTGATGTCATCCGCATCGCCACGCGCAAGAGCGCCCTGGCCATGTGGCAGGCCAATCACGTCCGCGACCGGCTGCTCGCGACCCATCCCGGCCTCGAGGTCGAACTCGTGCCCATGGTGACCCGCGGTGACCGGGTGCTTGACCGGCCGCTTTCGGAGATCGGCGGCAAGGGCCTGTTCCTGAAGGAGCTTGAGCAGGCACTGCTGGAAGGCGGCGCGGACCTGGCCGTGCACTCGATGAAGGACATGCCGGCCGAGGACACCCCAGGGCTGGTGCTGGACGTGGCCCTGCCGCGCGCCAACCCGTTTGACGCCTGGGTCTGCCCGTCCGGCGCCACGCCACAGAGCCTGCCGGCCGGCGCACGTGTCGGCACGTCCAGCCTGCGCCGGCAATGCCTGCTGGCGGCACTGCGGCCCGACCTGGACATCGCGCCGTTGCGCGGCAACGTCGATACCCGGCTGGCCAGGCTCGACGCCGGGGAGTACGACGCCATCATCCTGGCCTGCGCCGGGCTGGAGCGACTGGGGCTGGGCGAACGCATCAGCATGCCACTGCATCCACCCGAATGGCTGCCGGCGGTGACGCAGGGCATTATCGGCCTGCAGTGCCGGGCCGGCGATGATCGCGTGCTGCAAGCCATTGCGCCGCTGCATGATGACGAGGCGGGTGTACAGAGCCGCGCCGAGCGCGCGCTTGCGGAGCTGCTGGAAGGCTCCTGCCAGGTACCCCTGGCGGGCTACTGCCGGGTCGCCGGTGAGGGCCTGTCCATGGACGCCCTGGTGGGTACGCCGGACGGCCGTACCGTGCTGCGGGCCAGTGGTGAAGGCAGCGTGGCAGAGCCGGAGCAGCTGGGCCGGGCGGTGGCCCGGGACATGCTCGGGCAGGGCGCCGCGGACATCATCGCCGGAATGAAAGCGCAGGCCTGA